The following are encoded together in the Desulfococcus multivorans genome:
- a CDS encoding DUF3106 domain-containing protein, translating into MWCDTAKWTAAFLICVVFQFDPGGTVLAVTDPTEVSLHESTLLAKRGGKSRERYERLSPEEKAGLQKKLRQWRSLSPEEQQKMRRKMDRLNRMPPESQRLYQKRFKQWRELSPQERQRIKRQLKDWESLSGEEKRSIRGRFK; encoded by the coding sequence ATGTGGTGTGATACGGCTAAATGGACGGCCGCATTTCTGATCTGCGTCGTTTTTCAGTTCGATCCGGGGGGAACAGTGTTGGCCGTGACCGATCCCACCGAGGTCAGTCTTCACGAATCCACTCTGCTGGCAAAGCGGGGTGGAAAAAGCCGGGAACGATACGAAAGACTCTCACCTGAGGAAAAGGCTGGCCTTCAGAAGAAACTCCGCCAATGGCGATCTCTGTCACCGGAAGAGCAGCAGAAGATGCGGAGAAAGATGGATCGGCTGAACCGGATGCCGCCGGAATCTCAGAGGCTCTATCAGAAACGATTCAAACAGTGGCGGGAGCTTTCTCCGCAGGAACGGCAGCGGATCAAACGGCAGCTGAAGGATTGGGAGTCCCTTTCCGGGGAGGAAAAACGATCCATCCGGGGACGATTCAAGTAG
- a CDS encoding Hpt domain-containing protein: protein MNRSKPAAKSVDMKIVQEIFGNNQELLGRFFRDFMRNSPQILSDIKIAVEARDADGIRRHAHKLKGSLRYLAAEEAIACASALEEIGRTGNLAAAQRAFENLVAAYEDVRRFISEAQAVSTST, encoded by the coding sequence ATGAACAGGTCCAAACCGGCGGCCAAATCCGTCGACATGAAAATCGTTCAAGAGATCTTCGGCAACAACCAGGAATTATTGGGCCGATTTTTCAGGGACTTCATGCGGAACTCTCCCCAGATTCTGTCGGATATCAAGATTGCCGTCGAGGCTCGGGATGCCGACGGCATCCGACGCCATGCGCACAAACTGAAAGGCAGCCTCAGGTATCTCGCCGCCGAAGAAGCCATCGCATGCGCATCGGCACTGGAGGAGATCGGCAGGACGGGGAACCTGGCGGCCGCCCAACGCGCCTTCGAGAACCTGGTCGCGGCCTATGAAGATGTCCGGCGCTTCATTTCCGAAGCCCAGGCGGTGTCGACATCCACGTGA
- a CDS encoding PAS domain-containing hybrid sensor histidine kinase/response regulator, with translation MNRRILIADNDPKSVDRYMDILAGARTAVNPKDPATERFQLLFFPDGDALLQNFRSGFERGEATPLCIIDVADNNLNPLRIFDKLAVIDPRVAVIVTAEDPLIDALEANYAIPDNLYCVRKPFDGYLFFILVTTLIRGWNSTSRLNDRIQSLDAALEGANIGLWYWNLETRTQTINSRWAEMLGYTHNEIDRDIKAWEQMVHTEDLPYVRKRIEAHFAWDAPLYEAEFRMRTRNGDWKWILARGQVVEWDADGRVLKVAGTHMDISERKLFERDLKRQRALLYSLIDSIPDLIFYKDLKGVYLGCNPAFGKFVGFHRQDVVEKTDYDLFSKEMADFFREQDRLMLASGQPRSNEEWVDYPDGRRVLLETLRTPYFGPYGEILGLVGISRDVTDRKQMQEELKRAKESAEKANQTKSEFLAGMSHEIRTPMSGVIGMTELLMETNLDPEQAKGLELIHNSAHSLLSIINDILDISKIEAGKIELETIDFDLRGILRDMNGLMAVKAAEKSLSYRCVIDPDVPSLLRGDPGRLRQVLINLIGNAVKFTSDGGITLEVSCKTENDIQARIGFVVADTGIGIPEGQAERLFEKFTQLDMSTTRKYGGTGLGLAISKQLCEMMGGEIHVESEAGKGSRFHLTVLLEKQRPAGASAPPPRREHTPSVAESVENFPQLTAPPEKRTAADGAPILLVEDNETIQLVSLGLLKNLGYTADLAKNGREAIDALKKKNYRLVLMDVEMPVMDGYAATRTIRGKGSPVLNPEIPIIAMTAHAMQRDLDRCMDAGMDGYLTKPVKKQNLAAILKKYVDEIPETTSVVVVETPVSDEDIFDEAGIRERLDDCDDLIQVVMRSFIASFPERIAELTAAYQSRDGEKIRAVGHNIKGSSGTAGATAIMKTAMAVEDAGKNGNMKMISGCIDQLQADFTRLKKILVDKRIL, from the coding sequence ATGAACAGAAGAATTTTGATAGCGGATAACGATCCGAAATCCGTCGACCGGTATATGGATATTCTGGCCGGGGCCCGAACCGCCGTCAATCCGAAAGATCCGGCAACCGAACGCTTTCAGCTGCTCTTTTTCCCAGACGGAGACGCCCTCCTCCAGAATTTCAGGAGCGGTTTCGAACGTGGCGAAGCTACCCCGCTCTGCATCATCGACGTAGCCGACAACAATTTGAACCCACTTCGGATTTTTGATAAGCTCGCGGTGATCGACCCTCGGGTCGCGGTCATTGTCACCGCCGAAGACCCTTTGATCGACGCACTGGAAGCCAACTATGCCATTCCCGACAATCTCTATTGCGTCAGGAAACCCTTCGACGGCTATCTGTTTTTCATTCTCGTCACCACCCTGATCCGGGGATGGAACAGCACCAGCCGCCTGAACGACCGGATCCAGAGCCTGGACGCCGCGCTGGAAGGCGCCAACATCGGCCTTTGGTACTGGAACCTGGAGACCCGCACCCAGACCATCAACAGCCGATGGGCCGAGATGCTGGGGTATACCCATAACGAAATCGATCGTGATATCAAGGCGTGGGAACAGATGGTTCACACCGAAGACCTGCCCTATGTCCGAAAACGGATAGAGGCCCATTTCGCATGGGACGCGCCTTTGTACGAAGCGGAATTCAGGATGCGGACCCGGAACGGGGATTGGAAGTGGATCCTGGCCCGGGGGCAGGTCGTCGAATGGGATGCCGACGGCCGGGTCCTCAAGGTGGCCGGAACCCACATGGACATCAGCGAGCGCAAACTCTTCGAAAGGGATCTCAAACGTCAGCGGGCGCTCCTCTATTCCCTCATCGATTCGATCCCCGATCTGATTTTCTACAAGGACCTGAAAGGGGTCTATCTGGGGTGTAATCCGGCTTTCGGAAAATTTGTCGGCTTCCATCGGCAGGATGTGGTGGAAAAAACCGATTATGATCTGTTTTCCAAGGAGATGGCCGACTTCTTCAGGGAGCAGGATCGGCTGATGCTCGCCTCCGGTCAACCCCGCAGCAACGAGGAATGGGTGGACTACCCCGATGGCCGCCGGGTGCTCCTGGAAACCCTCAGAACGCCCTATTTCGGACCCTACGGCGAAATTCTGGGTCTCGTCGGCATCAGTCGCGACGTGACGGACCGGAAGCAGATGCAGGAAGAACTGAAAAGAGCCAAGGAGAGCGCCGAAAAAGCCAATCAGACCAAAAGCGAATTTCTGGCGGGGATGAGCCATGAAATCCGGACCCCCATGAGCGGGGTTATCGGTATGACGGAGCTTCTGATGGAGACAAACCTCGATCCCGAGCAGGCAAAGGGGCTGGAACTGATCCACAACAGCGCCCACTCCCTGCTTTCCATCATCAATGATATTCTTGACATCTCCAAGATCGAGGCCGGAAAAATCGAGCTCGAGACCATCGACTTCGACCTGAGGGGCATCCTCAGGGATATGAACGGTCTCATGGCCGTCAAGGCCGCTGAAAAATCTCTTTCCTACCGATGCGTCATCGATCCGGACGTGCCGTCCCTGCTGAGAGGCGATCCCGGTCGACTCCGGCAGGTCCTCATCAACCTCATCGGCAATGCCGTCAAATTCACTTCGGACGGCGGCATCACCCTCGAGGTTTCATGCAAAACGGAAAACGACATTCAAGCGAGGATCGGCTTCGTGGTGGCCGACACCGGCATCGGCATTCCCGAAGGTCAAGCCGAGCGATTGTTCGAGAAATTTACCCAACTGGATATGTCGACCACCCGTAAGTATGGCGGCACGGGACTGGGGCTCGCCATTTCGAAGCAACTCTGCGAAATGATGGGCGGTGAAATTCACGTAGAGAGCGAGGCGGGAAAGGGGAGTCGATTTCACCTGACCGTTCTGCTGGAAAAGCAACGCCCCGCCGGGGCATCCGCCCCGCCCCCTCGCCGGGAGCACACCCCTTCCGTAGCTGAATCCGTCGAGAATTTTCCCCAACTGACGGCGCCGCCGGAAAAACGGACAGCGGCGGACGGCGCCCCCATCTTGCTCGTTGAAGACAACGAAACGATCCAGTTGGTCAGCCTGGGGCTTCTCAAAAACCTGGGATACACGGCGGACCTGGCGAAAAACGGCAGAGAAGCCATCGATGCCCTCAAGAAAAAAAATTACCGACTGGTTCTCATGGACGTGGAGATGCCGGTCATGGATGGATACGCGGCCACCAGGACCATTCGTGGAAAAGGGTCACCTGTATTGAACCCGGAGATTCCCATTATCGCCATGACGGCCCATGCCATGCAGCGGGACCTGGACCGCTGCATGGACGCCGGGATGGACGGCTATCTGACCAAGCCGGTCAAAAAGCAGAATCTGGCCGCGATTCTCAAGAAGTACGTGGACGAAATTCCGGAGACGACATCGGTGGTCGTCGTCGAGACGCCTGTTTCAGACGAGGACATCTTTGACGAGGCCGGCATTCGGGAGCGGCTTGACGACTGTGATGACCTGATCCAGGTCGTCATGCGAAGCTTCATCGCCAGCTTTCCGGAACGAATCGCCGAGTTGACCGCCGCCTATCAAAGTCGGGACGGTGAAAAAATTCGTGCGGTGGGCCACAATATCAAAGGATCATCCGGAACCGCCGGGGCGACGGCGATCATGAAAACGGCCATGGCGGTGGAAGACGCCGGCAAAAATGGAAATATGAAAATGATCTCCGGATGTATCGATCAGCTGCAGGCCGACTTTACCCGATTGAAAAAGATTCTGGTCGACAAGCGTATTTTATAA
- the recN gene encoding DNA repair protein RecN, with translation MLRELSIKNFAIIDDLRIRFDAGLTIMSGETGAGKSIIINAMNLILGSRAATAFIRTGEESAEIEAFFDVDESSSTANVMAANDLDPAEGLLIRRIIAQNNRHRIYINHRLATIRLLTAISENLASISGQHAHQGLLDATQHLLILDRFGGLMSLRKVVAERFGRIQPLIRKVAALKAKQARRTEEIDLLTFQRQEILSADIQADEDVRLERELLLLKNKEMLFETVNSGIEALYSGQGAVVERLIEIRKQLEKVARIDPELIPRAEGLADATFRIEDIVEGLRGYLSAINVDEGRLEAVDDRLNRLRLLMRKYGGSLASVTERLTEIDRALAGIDGLSDEIAAAEERLVRDRQVLLTTARELSRRRADIGRDLAGKVEAELERLRMAGTRFQVEMSRIPTTEATHPELVWEEGAVGETGIDRAVFMMAPNVGEALKPLSSIASGGELSRVVLALKAILAATASVETLIFDEVDAGVGGGVAEIVGRKLAALAGHHQVLCITHLPQIAKFGDHHFAIAKNVHEGRTRTVIQPLNEAERIRELARMLGGVEMTQATLDHAREMFENR, from the coding sequence ATGCTTCGGGAACTTTCCATCAAAAATTTCGCGATTATTGATGACTTACGGATCCGCTTCGATGCCGGTTTGACCATCATGAGTGGTGAAACCGGCGCCGGAAAGTCGATCATCATCAATGCTATGAATCTCATATTGGGTAGCCGGGCCGCCACGGCCTTTATCCGGACCGGAGAGGAATCAGCTGAAATTGAAGCGTTTTTTGACGTCGACGAAAGCAGCTCAACGGCGAATGTCATGGCGGCGAACGATCTCGATCCCGCTGAAGGCCTATTGATTCGCCGCATTATCGCTCAAAACAACCGGCATCGGATCTACATCAACCATCGTCTCGCTACCATCCGGTTGCTTACCGCCATATCGGAGAACCTGGCGAGCATTTCAGGTCAACACGCTCATCAGGGTCTGCTCGATGCCACGCAACACCTCCTTATCCTCGATCGGTTCGGCGGCCTCATGTCTCTCCGGAAGGTCGTGGCAGAACGGTTTGGCCGGATCCAGCCCCTCATCCGGAAGGTGGCGGCGCTCAAGGCAAAACAGGCACGACGGACCGAAGAGATCGATCTTCTGACCTTCCAACGGCAGGAGATTCTGTCGGCCGATATCCAGGCCGACGAGGATGTGCGGCTGGAACGGGAACTGCTGCTGTTAAAGAACAAAGAGATGCTTTTTGAGACGGTGAACTCCGGCATCGAAGCGCTCTACAGCGGTCAGGGCGCCGTTGTGGAACGCCTGATCGAAATCAGGAAACAGCTCGAGAAGGTTGCGCGGATCGATCCGGAGCTGATACCGCGGGCGGAAGGGCTTGCCGATGCAACCTTCCGTATCGAGGATATCGTGGAAGGGTTGAGAGGCTACCTGAGCGCGATCAATGTGGATGAGGGGCGGCTTGAAGCCGTGGACGACCGTCTCAACCGTCTCCGCCTTCTCATGCGCAAGTATGGCGGCTCCCTCGCTTCAGTGACGGAGCGTCTGACCGAAATCGACAGGGCGCTTGCAGGAATAGACGGCTTGAGCGATGAGATCGCGGCAGCGGAGGAAAGATTGGTCCGGGATCGACAGGTATTGTTGACGACGGCACGGGAACTTTCCCGGAGGCGGGCCGATATCGGTCGTGATCTGGCAGGGAAGGTCGAGGCGGAACTTGAGCGGCTCAGGATGGCCGGCACCCGATTCCAGGTTGAGATGAGCCGCATTCCGACAACTGAGGCGACCCATCCCGAGCTGGTCTGGGAGGAAGGGGCCGTGGGGGAGACCGGTATCGACCGCGCGGTTTTTATGATGGCGCCCAACGTGGGAGAGGCGCTGAAGCCGCTCTCGTCCATTGCGTCGGGGGGTGAACTGTCGCGGGTTGTCCTGGCGCTCAAGGCGATCCTCGCCGCAACGGCGTCTGTGGAGACGCTTATTTTTGACGAGGTAGACGCCGGCGTCGGCGGCGGCGTAGCCGAGATCGTGGGCCGAAAGCTCGCTGCCCTGGCCGGGCATCATCAGGTCCTCTGTATCACCCATCTCCCCCAGATTGCCAAGTTTGGCGATCACCATTTCGCCATTGCCAAGAACGTCCACGAAGGCCGAACGCGAACGGTCATCCAGCCTCTGAACGAAGCGGAGCGGATCCGGGAACTCGCTCGTATGCTGGGCGGCGTGGAAATGACCCAGGCCACCCTCGACCATGCCCGGGAGATGTTTGAAAACCGATAG
- the cobO gene encoding cob(I)yrinic acid a,c-diamide adenosyltransferase, whose amino-acid sequence MKKNLLMINTGNGKGKTTAALGLAFRAVGHGFKVSIIQFIKGSWACGEIETAARLADLIDFNVMGRGFTWKSDDLKKDTALALSAWETAKERIASGKYRLVILDEMTYLFKYGMLDEDTVIAFLQQRPENVHVLITGRDAPEKLLAAADMVTEMHPVKHPFAEGVSAQKGIEY is encoded by the coding sequence ATGAAAAAAAATCTGTTGATGATCAACACCGGCAATGGAAAAGGAAAGACCACCGCAGCCCTGGGGCTTGCCTTCAGGGCTGTCGGGCATGGGTTCAAGGTGTCCATAATTCAGTTTATCAAGGGCAGTTGGGCCTGTGGTGAGATCGAAACGGCCGCTCGCCTGGCCGACCTGATCGATTTCAACGTGATGGGCCGGGGGTTCACCTGGAAATCCGACGACCTTAAAAAAGACACCGCCCTGGCTTTGTCGGCCTGGGAGACGGCCAAGGAAAGAATCGCTTCCGGCAAATATCGGCTGGTGATCCTGGATGAAATGACCTATTTGTTCAAGTACGGTATGCTCGATGAAGACACAGTCATCGCGTTTCTTCAACAACGGCCCGAAAACGTGCATGTTCTGATCACCGGACGGGATGCGCCTGAAAAACTCCTGGCCGCGGCGGATATGGTGACGGAGATGCATCCGGTCAAACACCCTTTCGCCGAAGGTGTTTCGGCCCAGAAGGGGATTGAATATTGA
- a CDS encoding cold-shock protein, which produces MANGIVKWFNSSKGYGFIEQENGPDVFVHHSGINATGFKSLNEGDRVTFDIEQGQKGPAAVNVKTV; this is translated from the coding sequence ATGGCGAATGGTATCGTAAAATGGTTTAACAGCAGCAAGGGTTATGGTTTCATCGAGCAGGAAAACGGACCGGATGTATTTGTACATCACTCGGGAATCAATGCCACCGGTTTCAAATCCCTCAATGAAGGCGACCGCGTCACCTTTGACATCGAGCAGGGCCAGAAAGGTCCCGCCGCGGTGAACGTCAAGACCGTGTAA
- a CDS encoding amino acid ABC transporter permease: MHKKPSKISLLDITVILIIATLAGYIVWRLTMQLNYKWNWGIIPTYLVRRDTDGHWVANILLEGLWTTLRLSIWATLLAAILGWFMGIMRTTRRLFNRLIARTYVELIRNMPPLVLIFIFYFFVSDQIMPILGVDAFIRSRSPQTQKWLAVFLAEPNRFTAFVSGVVTIAVFQGAYITEIVRSGIQGIERGQWEAAEALGFSWVQKMRHVILPQAVKQVLPPLANEFINTIKYSSIASVISIQELTFQGLQIMAATHVTIEVWLTITAMYLVICLMLSMAVHRLERHLARKGA, encoded by the coding sequence GTGCACAAAAAACCATCCAAGATCTCTCTTCTCGACATCACAGTCATTCTCATCATCGCGACCCTTGCGGGGTACATCGTCTGGCGACTGACCATGCAGCTCAACTACAAATGGAATTGGGGCATCATCCCCACCTATCTCGTCCGGCGCGATACCGACGGCCATTGGGTCGCCAATATCCTCCTGGAAGGGCTCTGGACGACGCTTCGCCTCAGCATCTGGGCCACCCTGCTTGCGGCGATTCTCGGATGGTTCATGGGTATCATGCGGACAACCCGAAGGCTTTTCAACCGCCTGATCGCCCGCACCTACGTGGAGCTGATCCGCAATATGCCGCCGCTGGTTCTGATCTTTATCTTCTACTTTTTCGTCAGCGATCAAATCATGCCGATTTTGGGGGTTGACGCGTTCATCCGGTCCCGCTCCCCGCAAACCCAGAAATGGCTGGCAGTCTTTTTGGCCGAACCCAATCGCTTCACCGCCTTTGTTTCCGGCGTCGTCACCATCGCGGTATTTCAGGGGGCCTATATCACCGAAATCGTCAGATCCGGTATCCAGGGCATCGAGAGGGGTCAGTGGGAGGCCGCCGAGGCCTTGGGATTTTCCTGGGTCCAGAAGATGCGCCACGTCATTCTGCCTCAGGCCGTCAAACAGGTGCTGCCGCCCCTGGCCAACGAATTCATCAACACCATCAAGTATTCATCCATCGCATCGGTCATCTCCATCCAGGAACTCACGTTCCAGGGGCTGCAAATTATGGCCGCCACCCATGTCACCATCGAGGTCTGGCTTACCATCACCGCCATGTATCTCGTCATCTGCCTGATGCTGTCCATGGCCGTCCATCGCTTGGAGCGGCATCTCGCTCGAAAGGGCGCCTGA
- a CDS encoding transporter substrate-binding domain-containing protein translates to MKKTTIFLQAALLLVLAAGMAGSAAAGKLQQELVQESTLEQVLKRGVLRVGMDTFEPWAMKDKNGNFIGFEIDVAKRLAEDMGVKVEFVPTKWSGIIPALLTGKFDVIIGGMGIRPQRALKVNFSIPYDYSGMAIVAHKEKAAGFKSLEDFNKPEVQIACKLGTTAVMAAKKFIPKATLRLFDDEAQAYQELRNGNVHAVVGSAPRPAYETLAYSDTLFLPIQGTFTKEPIGFALRKGDFDTLTFFNSWITHVTDEGWLAEKHHYWFDTRDWANLIQ, encoded by the coding sequence ATGAAAAAAACGACGATTTTTCTGCAAGCGGCACTATTGCTCGTTCTGGCGGCCGGCATGGCCGGCTCCGCCGCAGCCGGTAAACTCCAGCAGGAACTGGTTCAGGAAAGCACACTGGAGCAGGTTCTGAAACGAGGCGTCCTTCGGGTCGGCATGGATACCTTCGAACCTTGGGCCATGAAGGATAAGAACGGCAACTTCATCGGATTCGAGATCGATGTCGCCAAACGGCTGGCCGAGGACATGGGTGTAAAAGTGGAATTCGTACCCACGAAATGGTCGGGTATCATCCCCGCCCTCCTGACCGGAAAATTCGACGTGATCATCGGCGGGATGGGCATTCGTCCCCAGCGCGCGCTCAAAGTCAACTTCTCCATTCCTTACGATTACTCGGGCATGGCGATCGTCGCCCACAAGGAAAAGGCAGCCGGCTTCAAGTCTCTGGAGGACTTCAACAAGCCCGAGGTCCAGATCGCTTGCAAGCTGGGCACCACCGCCGTAATGGCCGCGAAGAAATTCATCCCCAAAGCGACCCTGCGCCTGTTCGACGACGAGGCCCAGGCCTATCAGGAGCTGCGGAACGGGAACGTCCATGCAGTGGTCGGGTCCGCGCCCCGACCCGCCTATGAAACACTGGCATATTCGGACACCCTGTTTCTGCCGATCCAGGGGACCTTCACCAAGGAGCCCATCGGTTTTGCCCTGCGCAAGGGCGATTTCGACACCCTCACCTTCTTCAACAGCTGGATCACTCATGTCACCGATGAGGGGTGGTTGGCCGAAAAACACCATTACTGGTTCGATACCCGGGACTGGGCGAACCTGATTCAATGA
- a CDS encoding amino acid ABC transporter permease, with translation MTTAPLHLRNKDRRRIIRSPLFDVFQFAVLMIVVVWFFTESTGNLGYNWQWYQIPQYIVTRSDSGLQAGPLLQGLVVTFHISAVSLVLAFAIGLATALFRLSNAFVAQILARFYLETSRNTPLLIQLFFIYFVAGPVLGLGRFPSAVLALSLFEGAYASEIFRAGIVSIPRGQWEAGYSLGLSRFQIYRTIVLPQAVRRTLPPLTSQAISLIKDSALVSTIAIYDLTMQAQAIISETFLTFELWFTVAAMYLAVTVTLSVIVNIMEKRFKVIT, from the coding sequence ATGACAACGGCACCCCTCCACCTACGAAACAAAGACCGGCGAAGAATCATCCGATCCCCCCTGTTCGATGTTTTCCAGTTCGCCGTTCTGATGATCGTCGTTGTCTGGTTTTTTACCGAGAGCACGGGGAATCTTGGGTACAACTGGCAATGGTACCAAATTCCCCAATATATCGTCACCCGAAGCGACAGCGGTCTACAGGCGGGGCCATTGCTCCAGGGACTCGTGGTCACCTTCCACATCTCGGCCGTCAGTCTGGTGCTGGCCTTTGCCATCGGGTTGGCGACGGCCCTGTTCCGTCTCTCGAATGCCTTCGTGGCCCAGATTCTGGCGCGGTTCTATCTGGAAACGAGCCGCAACACCCCTCTCTTGATTCAGCTTTTCTTCATCTATTTTGTCGCGGGACCGGTTCTGGGTTTGGGACGATTCCCGTCCGCGGTTCTGGCGCTCAGCCTCTTCGAAGGCGCCTACGCCTCTGAAATCTTCAGAGCGGGGATCGTCTCCATTCCCCGCGGTCAGTGGGAGGCAGGATACAGCCTGGGTCTCAGTAGGTTTCAGATATACCGAACCATCGTTCTTCCCCAGGCCGTCCGACGGACGCTGCCCCCCTTGACCAGCCAGGCCATTTCGTTGATCAAAGACTCGGCGCTGGTCAGCACCATCGCCATTTACGATCTGACCATGCAAGCCCAGGCCATTATCTCCGAAACATTTCTCACCTTTGAACTCTGGTTCACCGTGGCCGCCATGTATCTGGCAGTGACGGTGACCCTTTCCGTCATCGTCAACATCATGGAGAAGCGCTTCAAGGTGATCACCTGA
- a CDS encoding CobW family GTP-binding protein, which produces MNTVIDVFLITGFLGSGKTTFLNHFIDAFPPERKLTILMNEFGEIGIDGILVEGDDLDILEINRGSIFCACVKTDFIKGLVRILEDIQPDILVIEATGTADPGDMKRDLRLPIFRNRFHFRDQICIIDAASFPAVYETFASVEKQMTAATCFVVNKIDLAKTLEIERIREIIHRHHPDPTVFETVFGRIPVGRFTTCRNEADAKTSFAKTIRREADVEAAIAALLKDPFRVTLPPDALSSTVWTLKEATTEAFHALVRQLPSRLLRAKGFVRLNGEIRLFNWVMGRPEIIAADTREIPDHILGRLVFIGSADVLRELSTLGRHHPLVLEPA; this is translated from the coding sequence ATGAACACCGTCATCGATGTTTTCCTGATCACCGGTTTTCTGGGCAGCGGCAAGACGACGTTTCTGAACCATTTCATAGATGCGTTCCCGCCGGAGCGAAAACTCACGATCCTCATGAACGAATTCGGGGAGATCGGCATCGACGGCATCCTCGTCGAAGGGGACGATCTGGACATCCTGGAAATCAATCGAGGCTCGATTTTCTGCGCCTGCGTCAAGACCGACTTCATCAAGGGGCTCGTCAGGATCCTTGAGGATATCCAGCCCGACATTCTGGTCATCGAGGCCACCGGAACGGCGGATCCCGGAGACATGAAACGGGATCTCAGGCTGCCGATTTTCCGAAACCGGTTTCACTTCCGGGACCAGATCTGCATCATCGACGCCGCGAGCTTTCCGGCCGTATACGAGACCTTCGCTTCGGTGGAAAAGCAGATGACCGCCGCCACCTGCTTCGTCGTCAACAAGATCGATCTGGCCAAAACACTGGAGATTGAACGCATCCGGGAGATCATCCACAGGCATCATCCGGATCCGACCGTCTTCGAAACCGTCTTCGGAAGGATCCCCGTCGGGCGGTTCACGACATGTCGAAATGAAGCGGATGCGAAGACATCCTTCGCCAAAACGATCCGCCGCGAGGCAGACGTCGAGGCGGCCATAGCAGCGCTGCTGAAAGACCCGTTCCGGGTCACTCTCCCGCCGGATGCGCTCTCTTCCACCGTCTGGACCCTGAAGGAAGCGACGACGGAAGCCTTCCACGCCCTGGTTCGACAACTGCCGTCCCGACTCTTGAGGGCCAAAGGATTCGTTCGCCTGAACGGAGAGATCCGCCTCTTCAACTGGGTTATGGGCCGGCCGGAGATTATAGCGGCCGACACCCGGGAAATCCCGGATCACATCCTGGGCCGCCTGGTCTTCATCGGATCGGCCGACGTTCTCCGTGAGTTGTCGACGCTCGGCCGACATCACCCCCTCGTTCTGGAACCGGCCTGA
- a CDS encoding uroporphyrinogen decarboxylase family protein, producing MAKQLLIDATLGRRTAIPPWVPYAGVNCAHLIREKADRYFRNPDLMAKGVVEAARTYRADGIPLLFDLSLEAESVGCGVEYWEDNVPSVRTHPCDKQPPEVVGLALPEKDSGRWPVVFEAAKIARPQLDAMDCAMLGLMTGPLTLASHLAGVRIFTAVKKDPAFAHAVIRFAGEIGARAAAFYVEMGCDVIAIVDPVASQIRPETFREFVTPNCAASVRTIHAGGRASSFFICGDCTKVVEAVCDVGTHAFAVDEQMNLNFIRDIARKHGKGFGGNLKLTLALSLGLISPREDALISLAAGGTHGYTFAPG from the coding sequence ATGGCCAAACAGCTGCTCATCGACGCCACCCTGGGACGACGGACCGCCATACCGCCCTGGGTGCCGTATGCCGGCGTCAACTGCGCCCACCTCATCCGGGAAAAGGCGGACCGCTATTTCAGGAATCCCGATCTGATGGCCAAAGGCGTAGTGGAAGCGGCCCGGACCTACCGGGCCGACGGCATCCCCCTCCTCTTCGACCTCTCTCTGGAAGCCGAATCCGTGGGGTGCGGGGTGGAGTATTGGGAGGACAACGTTCCCTCGGTGCGGACCCACCCCTGCGACAAGCAGCCCCCTGAGGTGGTGGGCCTCGCCCTGCCCGAAAAAGACAGCGGCCGTTGGCCCGTGGTTTTCGAGGCGGCAAAAATCGCCAGGCCGCAACTCGATGCAATGGACTGCGCCATGCTGGGCCTCATGACCGGTCCCCTGACCCTGGCCTCCCACCTGGCCGGAGTCCGCATCTTCACCGCCGTCAAAAAGGATCCGGCTTTCGCCCATGCGGTCATTCGCTTCGCCGGAGAGATCGGCGCGCGTGCAGCGGCGTTCTATGTGGAGATGGGCTGCGACGTCATCGCCATCGTCGACCCGGTAGCCTCCCAGATCCGTCCCGAGACCTTTCGGGAGTTCGTCACGCCCAATTGCGCCGCCAGTGTCCGAACCATCCACGCAGGAGGGCGCGCCTCCTCCTTCTTCATCTGCGGCGACTGCACCAAGGTGGTGGAGGCGGTATGCGACGTCGGCACGCATGCCTTTGCCGTGGACGAACAGATGAATCTCAATTTCATCCGTGACATCGCCCGGAAACACGGAAAAGGTTTCGGCGGCAACCTCAAGCTCACCCTGGCATTGAGCCTCGGGCTCATTTCCCCCAGGGAGGATGCCCTTATCAGCCTGGCGGCAGGGGGGACCCACGGCTACACATTCGCTCCCGGCTGA